Within Populus trichocarpa isolate Nisqually-1 chromosome 6, P.trichocarpa_v4.1, whole genome shotgun sequence, the genomic segment aaaaaaattaaattttattttttattttttatttttaattgtgttttattcaaaaaactagtgtttcatattatttaatgacactatataaattgaaaagagatcgtttgatgacgtaatatttgtagaatttgatcgcaatttcaattttattcctgatgatattttacctgatgttgttgcgcgcttacaAAACCAatgaaactgtagtccttgtcagatgtatttcatacgtgatggaattgtagatagtttaatggaacaataaaaaatattttatattaagtattattcatttcatgatgtaatagcagtagttaaatctataatatttaaattaaaaatcatcaatattaatatattttaaaaaaaattattttataacctcaatttgaaaagcattcttaatcaaatacattaaactattttttgttcaacctcaatttcaaccacagttttaaccaaacatatataaatatcaaaccaacctcaattgaaaatactttttataaaatattttttttcaaaccacaaccacaacagctaccacaatatcaaacacacttacgtgtttggtaaaaattgtgGTTGAGGTTTATGTgcagcaaaaaacatgtataaaatgtttggtagttgtgtggttgcagttgctttttaaaatgttttttacttggaaatgcattaaaataatgtatttttattttaaaaaataatttttgatatcagcgcatcaaaatgatttaaaaacactaaaaatatattaatttgaagcaaagaaaaaaaataaaaaattatcaatttttttcaaaaacgcttttgaaacgcaaaaacaaacagtattttacgaaactcaattaaaaaaatatgtaaaaattgtttcatcaaaactgtgtttcaaacttaattttttaatggacCCCATAGtataaaacatagtttttaCAGTTACTAAACACCTTGCCGTGTATTTTACATcgcaaacacaaaacaaaacaaacgcTCCCACAATATGCAGGAACATCCTGCTTAGAGGTCATCCCTCTCTTTGCCACATTTCGTTGTCTTTGCTTGCTTTGCTATCAAGATTCAACTGGACCCTACACCAATAATACTACCTCGTGATCAAGAGCTTGTAAATGTTGCTGAGAGTCAAGATCTTGAGAAGCTTGTGAATGTTGAAACCCAATCTCGAGAAATCCCACTAAAAGGCCTTATTAAATCACCTCTGAACTATGCCTTGAAGTTTGGTTACATTTATACCAAAGACGAATATATCCATCCAAAAATCATATTGCCCCTCTATGTTTTATATAGGTCTAGAACTAATCTTAGCCATGGTTGGAGCCCTAGCTCGAGCCACAATTTGATGAGCCATACCTATCCAGCTCATTGCAAAACTTTTAGAGTAAAAGAAGGAACCTAATGGTCACTAGTATCTTGCATCCAACTGTATACAATCCAATCCGGTCAACTTCTATGCGTTGGATTGCAAAAAAGAGGGTTCCATTACCAGATGATCGGCACATTTTTGGTCTCTGGCCTCATGCACGAGCTGATTTTCTATCACATTAGACTCCAAAAGCCACTGTGGGAGGTGGCGTGCTTCTTTCTCTTGCATGGTTTTTGCTTGGCTAAATTGgtatctagaaaaaaataaagtgcaCATGAGGATTGCCTAGGGTGGCAGCAGCACCGCTTGTACGTAGTGGGGTTTGTGGTGGCTACTGCCATGTGGTTGTTCATGTCAACCGTGGTACGTTGGAAGATTGATGTTGAGGCACGTATGGAGATCGATCatttctttcattaattttgtgaaaGGTGCATATATCTAATTGAGAGATGTTTTTATTGAGcataaattttagattattgGTAGGTAATTTTTGTTGCAATAAGTtagcttctttttattattattattatttctcgtACTTGGTCAGGTTTGAATCTCGTAAAGAGCTAGTCCCTCGCTAGACTCAGTCTTCCCTCGCCAATCccactcgtgtttgcctagtaactaagcaagcggaatacacaagcaagaataagaatcaaagtgCACAACAAGCTTTATAGGAACTCTTTCCCAACCTTTATTGATCTCGTAAACAAAGAAACTATACACAATTCCgtatgtgtgctatgcacaaagaTTGCATGCTACACCAAGCTACCTCTAACTAGTGCTCTACATGTTCTTGCATGCCCTTACATGCTGAACATTCCCAATGCATGCTGCTGCATTCCCATACATGCCGCCCCCTTTAACCAAAAGCTACAACAAGTATTTATAGACAAGCATTACAAGGCACACCCCCCATTCCTACTTTTAAGGAAGTAGTGGGACACTATCTCACCCATGTTCACCCATGAACATAGTGGCCCCATTATCTACCAAGTAGTGGGAAGTTTTCCCCCCATGATCCCCCATGATCTTTAGTGGGTTGAGAGCAACCCCTGGTCAGCCCCCATGTTCAGCCCCCATGATCCCATGATCTTGGATATCCATAACTGCCACTATCCACGTTCTGCATGCCCACCTGGCAGCCCCTGCTGCCAGCTATTGCTGCGTCATCTGGTGAGTCATTCACATGCCTTGGACAGTTCTTCGTCCAAGTTTTACATCGTGCCAAGTCGAGCCCCTGACTTGCACAGGCTGCTGCGCGCTGCcgaattcgcatctgcgtgcaggctgccaatgtcttcgctgccgaattcctcGACAGCCCCAGTTCTCGTCTGCCTATGCCCCTGACGAGTTTTCCTGCCTGGCTTGGACATTCCATCGTCAAGCCAATGTTCGTCaacaatctgcgctgccgattttccttTGACGAACCTACAGCCGcataaatctgcgctgccgatttctgcccctgttggcatggctgccagcaCCCTCAGGGCTTGTTTTGGCCAGCCTGCCGAAGCGTACACCTCGTGCACATTTAACACTGTTACAGATACCTTCTTAATCATCAAGCCAGTCTTTTTAGATTGCTCTTCATCAactcttaaattttaatgttatgCCTTAATATTGATACCTATAAAGTTCAATTCATGCAGAAAGAAAACTTCTTAAATGCATCATTTGTTCGAGTTTGGccaattttctaattaaattcaaCCATAAAAGAaggtaatttaaaattaaaatccaaccACAAAAGAATTTCGTCTtctcaattttgtttatttatttatttattttcctttaactTTCTTCTACACAGCTCCTCAATCCATTATTAACTGAAAGTTGGTCATGGCTTTAACTCCAATATTCAATGCAACTGGGAAATGGAGCTAGCAGggaagaaattaaatatttggttTCGAGGAGTAGCTGCCACTTGCAACCATGTACAGTCTTAATTACCGGAAATAGTTGCGTTGAGTTTGaattagtatttaattttaattttgatattttataaattataaatttgatttatttagttttatttttatttgaacggattaaatatattagattgagctaattttttttatgaatattacaTTGTTAATTTTCAAGGTCATGGCACCCCTAAATCTAATTTTCATAgattttattaccattaaattCTAGTTACATCCCTCTTCCTCTCTAGCaaagaaataagtttttttcggataagttaaaaaaatctaatagaaAGTACACTAACAAGAATTTTAGAGCCgaaacatttctaaataaaataaaaacaaatgtaataTTCAAATTATCCACCTTTGATGGGTTGAGCTATGTCAAATAATATAGATCAActagcttttttaaaaacccCTACATGTAACCCTACTTATCATCATAGTATAAAATCTAACTTGGATCACAAATTAAATAGgtcaataatataaattgactcagatccataaaaaataacattgtttcaagagtttatttttttttaaaaaaggttaaaataatatatttatcttgttttatttattaagggtagaataatatttttaacttaacctatatataaactcattgtatttaggttaaagcAAGAGCTTTAAGATAAATCAATTGAGGAGAATTCTAGCCTTCTTCTCTTtcatatttgtatttatttttgtgttaattgaattgttttaacaaaaataactttaattttatttttttaaaaaaataaaaataattaaactgagTTTCACTAGGGTTTTAACATGACAATAAAATTTGACCATGGAAATTTCAAGTCAGTTCAACATGAAATTTCACCTAGACTAGTTacaagtttaataacactgcctgtacttttttttttttttctgtatattgactttgtcatttttttttcttttaggaagtagaaaatatttatttatagactaataaatccaactaactatatttaatttaatttttttaatttaatttttttaaaattataactacaaaaattattttaaaaacaaccccACTCTCGAGAGTCATGACGTATGTGATCATCAAGTTTAGACAGCTCTATACATTCCTTGATACTGCCAACAATTTCAGTTTTTTGACTATTTACGGAAGGATCTTTTCTCGAGGCAGAGTCTTTTGGACTCCCATCGTTAATGGAAAGTAAGATCAATTCAAGTACCTGGTTGATATACCTGGTCACATAAAGCATAACTAGATGATCCAATATAGACAGACAGGTGTGTATATTAACGGGAAGGGATTCCAAATATTTATCTAATCCGAAgtatattacatgaaaaaaaaaaaaaatcataacatgcTGGCAGATAATACACCAATCAagaaataacttttcgtgttaaaatacatgttaataatatttttttattttttaaaaattatttttaatattaatacaaataaaactttttaaaaacgcAACAGCAACCATTAATATATGTAGCCACTTTCATTAGCCTTCAGCTTTTCTTGTTTGCAGCCATTCCCATAACTCCAGGATAATTAATAGCTGGCTATGTAGGTGCTCCACGGTTTGGTCAATTGAGGGCATGCATGAGACGTCAAATCAACTTGGAGAAAACAGAACCGACAAGCCAAGTTGAGGATAGCTTGGTGAACGTGTGGCAGAAACATAGCAGTTCATAATGTATGTGAGAAAACATGTGAAGGCCACTCAAAAGCCATTAAACTCAGCCCGTagatttaaaatgatataaaaatagtcAAAACACTGAAATTGTTTTGACTATTAAAcatagcattttatttttaaaaaaaaaagttacaacacttttttttttttaaaaaggaagaagTAGAATGGATTTTTACCAAGATGATTGGATTACATATTGACTGAGTCAattttctaatgattttttaaaatttaaattaggttATATGCTAAATATACCAAGTTCAAAATTAATCTGGTGAGCCAAACTATATTCGATCAAAAGGACAATTAGCTTGAAGCTCAACAGCAACTAATGTCCTTTTCTcctatgaagtttttttattcaaacttcACCTTAATTTATAGCAAAATTGAACGACAAAACGTGAAGGCTAGGGCATTGTGATATTTTCGATCTTTTCATTCAAGTATAATTATCATTTGAGTAGGagaatgttttttattcaagcaTTATCTTTTGATAATGACTATTGGTGAAAATTATTAGATCAACCTGATTTTAGAACGACGTTTGTATATTGCACAATGGAATCTATATATTACCAgccaatttaaaatatttttggtccGTAAACGaggttgatataaaaattatttatatatatgaatgcaTGACTGTTGGATGGTTTACTTATTGGATTGATGGTATTTTTGTTAGTGTATATATTATGTAGTCAATCATTAGTTATATGTGATATTGAAATTTGATcgtgtaaatatatttaatttattaataaagacttatttatctttaatattcatcaaatattttattaatgaatctaaaaaaaaataaagttcttgggacaaaaatattttgtaaagaaaattataaagttattataattatgagattcttattgtATCAAAGAATTGTTTCTAAATATTCTTAgtcaatgctctattaagacTGAATATCAAATAGAGTTGTTAAGACTattacatattatgtttttttttctttgtgaaataaaacaattattctcATAAATTTTGAAAGATCATAACAGGTTACTAGACATTGTACGtaatcttcaaatatatataaatcaatcaactgttgaattgataataaattaatttctttactcctattttatttagggattatgatttatatttgagtcaatttattagggaacctaatgggtcacaaaCATAAGAATCAttggttataaaataaaatgggataattaatcaagtgtgatttgattgtaaataaattttagaaattataaactagaattaatataattaatataggggattacaattcaagtaataacttgattgaataaatttctaaaattaacctaaaataatatatgtgatattatttaagagggaatttgatattttgttatttatagagtttttaagtttccttataaataaaaagttataccTCTCATTTTCTAAGATGAGTAGAGAACAATACAGAAAtatctaaaacacaaaaacaaagagtTAACACTAAAATGTATTGCGATTCTTCTCTTCTAAAAAGGTTTAGGAAATTTTTCACTAGCGGTTCGTGTGTATTACCGTTAGAGTCAAGATATTTAGATAACTTGTGGTTTGcaacaatccaatattaaagcaaatattcaaagtaaaaaaaaaaacatctgatCTTCAgataatttttgtataaattctaaaaaaatttagtttcgTTTAACGAGATCTTTGATactccaatttgttttttaaatttaccgTTTTCGTTGTATGTATATGTTTTAGAAAACCTAATAGTAGAAAAGCTATTGTTAGAcaattagagtttttatttgtatgtttgaattgttattaatattaatttcaaaataattttatttgcgaaatttcactctatttttttttttaaatgaatggtTACTGTTCCGGCCATTTTTGGCTGGAATCTGATATTCTGACCAGAACTTAccagaaattaagaaaaaaaaatcgctTTTATGGCTGCCATGGGCGCTGCTGCAAGCAGCGCCAGGCGCGAGCATGGATGCTGCCTCGCCAACGCTTCAACAGCAGCACCCATGGGCTGCTGCTGGAGCCTCATGCCAGCTGCGCCAGGCGTGCCTCAACGTCAACCTTGCATCGTCCCACTGCCGGCATGAACAACCACATGGCAGTAGCCACCACAAACGACTAAGTAATTTGAAGGGCGAGTTCACACTTAGTCCAAATTCGAAATTTCTTTATAGAAGAtctcagataattttttttcttgaactctTCAAACAATATTTGTAGTCAAAGACATGCCAGAATATCCCTTGAATAACTTCAgaataagatgaaaataaactttagctaatatataaaatatttatttatttttcacaatacATTTTTCAAGTAGATGTATACACCtttcacaaaattaatgaaagcaaTTATTTCCATTCTTGCCTCAACATCAATCTTGCAACGTACCACTGTCGGCATGAACAACCACACGGCAGTAGCCACCACAAACCCCACCACAAGTGGTGCTGCCACCACCCTAGGCAATCCCCACGAACAGTTTAATTCCCTCTTGATAACAATTTCAATAGTCAAGCAAACACCATGCAAGAGAAAGAAGCACGTGACCTCCCAAGTTGGCTTTCGGCGTCCAATGTGATAGAAAATCAGCTCGTGCATGATGCCGGAAACCAAAAATGATGCAATCGCAGCTGGTAATAGCGTCCATTTTTTTGTCATAAAACGGCTAAAAAGGGACCTGACAGGATTGAATACCGCAGGGTGTAGGACACTAGTCACCATCAGGTTCCATCTTTTGCCCCAAAAGTCTTGCAATGAGCTAGCTAGGTATGGCTCATCAAATTGTGGCTCGAGTTCTATACCAAGGAAGGCTCGAGCTACGGCTCCAACCATGGCTAAGATAAATTCTAGACCAATATAAATGTGGATAACATAGACTAGAAATATGATTTTTGAATGGATATATTCTTCTTTGGTGTACATGTAACCAAATAAGACCAGTAGTAGAAActttatgaaatattttagaGGTGTACTAAGGCCTTTTCTGGGGACTTCTTGAGATGGGGTATCATTGTCTTCAACATTTACAAGCTTCTCAAGATCTTGATTATCATTAACATTTACAAGCTCTTGACTATGAGGTGATAAATTTGGTGGAGGGTTTTGTTGAATCTTGATGGGAAGGCAAGCTAAGGCAATAAAATGTGGCAAAGAGAGGGGTACTGGTTGGGGTGATAAAGGGCCTTGGTCTAAGGCAAAGAGAAGAAGCTTGAAGTTTGCAAGCcaagagaggaagaaagaagaaagagctCTAAGATTGAAGACAGAGATATAGAGAGGAAGGACAAGAAATATGCATATGACTGGGAGGATAGCAAAGAGCCTAGTTGTTCCTTTGTCGATCAACTTACCTATTTTGTGACAATAGCAAAGTAGTGCCAAGACTAGTATCCATACCAAGAGGAAGTTGGGCAAGCCACCTCCCATTTTCAATCTATGTTTCCTCAAATTGTGAGGAGACTATGCGTCTAGAGCACTTTCAAGTTGCAAGAACCATCCTTACCATACAGCATatgttcttgatatattttatttcctgTGGCCCATTCATCATGTGCTTTAAATGATTTGATATGAATCCAAGACGGATAGCCAACCTCATTCAAGATTTTTCTTCTGTTTACTTTACTGAATTGATGTGTGCTAAAGATTTTTCTTTACAGCATGACCTCTTTTTTGTGTCTATACTACTTGTCGGCTGTTGATCTTAACGAAAGTTAGTGtttcaaatcttaattttttctttctttttatcctttaacgAAGGGTATACGTAgtttaaacatataaaatctgAGCTTAATTATGTGTAAATTATCTTATGTATTTTCATTACTTTTGATGATAAATAACATAACATAATGATAGTTATTTTTAACTCCTAATATAAAGCTATATCTCCATCACATTGAATACCCTTTTCAGCTTTATACATTGTTGGTTGCCCGGCGTGTTCCATATCGGCATATCC encodes:
- the LOC7458495 gene encoding acyl-CoA--sterol O-acyltransferase 1, with protein sequence MGGGLPNFLLVWILVLALLCYCHKIGKLIDKGTTRLFAILPVICIFLVLPLYISVFNLRALSSFFLSWLANFKLLLFALDQGPLSPQPVPLSLPHFIALACLPIKIQQNPPPNLSPHSQELVNVNDNQDLEKLVNVEDNDTPSQEVPRKGLSTPLKYFIKFLLLVLFGYMYTKEEYIHSKIIFLVYVIHIYIGLEFILAMVGAVARAFLGIELEPQFDEPYLASSLQDFWGKRWNLMVTSVLHPAVFNPVRSLFSRFMTKKWTLLPAAIASFLVSGIMHELIFYHIGRRKPTWEVTCFFLLHGVCLTIEIVIKRELNCSWGLPRVVAAPLVVGFVVATAVWLFMPTVVRCKIDVEARMEIIAFINFVKGVYIYLKNVL